TCATTGGATACCACAAATTAAGTAAGAGTCGGGTCATTTCCTCTCACCTGAAAAATGATCCGAAAGTGTGCAGCGCTCCAGCTCGCAGcccgtgtgtttttgtttttgcgggGTCCTATAAGCCGTCGGGGTTATATTTAGATGTGACCTGCTCTGGATGACCCGACTCAGCTCAGAGTGTGTCTGTCACATTTTCACCACCAGCTCCAGTGAACGAAGTCGCCCCCTCCCTGATTGCCACACTGCGACCTCATTTaatcacatgcaaacacaaacatgtttacatgtCTGCAGAGAGTGGCACGTCCAAAATATTCTAACTATTGGTGCTATTATGTTTCCACATGAATTCTCGTTGTGTAACTAATCCGCTCCCGTGTGTTCATCAAATGTTGCCTTTGTGACTGCAATTGGTTTGATAATGGAAATCAATTATGGATAATAGCCTTCACTTGGATTCACTTCTTCAATGTAAGTCATGAGGAAATCATGCAATTTAgtttcctgcacacacactgaagcaaaCCGGTAACACCAGAAGCCAAAACATGGActaaataatagaaaataaggGATTCAAATACGTAGAtcacaatgataaaaaataataaatgcccTCAGTTTGTCAGCTTAAAGCCTCCACAGATCATAGACCTCTCATTGTTCTATTTTCACTTTCCAAACAACGGCTTGTGGAATAACCTTGACATATTCTAAGTGAGATATTCCCTCGAGAGAACAAGTGCCCACTTTCTCCTGACGAACAAATTGATACGTGGGagtttatggaaaaaaaagggaaaaaaaggctctcAGACAGCGTCAGCTTGTGACACAGTGACTCAGCCTGTAGGCGGCCTCTCCTCCACGTCAAAAAGACTTCACCAATCTGTCTGGAGTGAAAGCAGACTGCCGGCCCATCCTCAAGTTTCACTACATGCTTggacattacacacacacacacacacactcacacacacacacacacagaaagagagagagatgagctcTGTCTTTGAACCGGAATCGTTGAATTTCATGCACTGGATTTGAGCAGCCACAGATTCTGGCTCCTTATGAGGAAGAAAGTAAGTAacagcattttcctttttttcaaagtttataCAGTTGGTTTACTTTTGTGCTGTAAAATGTAGATTGATATACAAATGTAGCTATTGCCGACAGATAAATTCACGCTTGTTTTGCGTCTATGTATTTGTAtgatattttttcatcactATAATCGACAGTAAATTACCATTTATCAGAAGtgaaaaaagaagtaaattcTCACCTTTAGAGTATGAATGCTACAATAACATAATATGCCCTGGAGTATTCCAAAAGGAGTTCAGTATCAACAGCTGAAGGGCTCATAATGAAGAGTCCCATCACTGTTGAGGTCTGTAGAAACTGCTTCACATGCTGCTGGTGATGAACAgctttaaaaaaggggggagtaATGCAAAAAGAGACATGGACACAGTTGCTTTCACTCAATATATTGAATAAGGCAGATTGGCTTGTGTTACCCCTCAGGAATTCAACCGCATATTCACGAATGCAATTCTGCTGTGAGATAATATTTTTACGGGAGTGAACACTCCCTTgaagcaaatgtgtttttaccgGTCACACTGGCAACATGCTCATTTGTGAGTTGCGCATAAAAAGTCTTGACTCTTTAAAGTAGCTAAGAGTCTTTGCAGCTGTCACATTAATGTCCTTAGTAACTTATCAGCATTTTATATTCGGTCCATTGGTGTAATTATGGAAAAGTGGTATTTTTTATGACTATAAAGCGGTAAACAGCATCCATTATCCAGTAGGTGTATCCACCAACCTTATTTTTTTGGATTAGGGCTGCACCTAGCAATTATTTTAATTGTCCCCTGTTGCAGTTTCCTATTGTGTTGTTTGATAAACTGATTAATTGACTAATTTTTGCAGCTCTATTCTGGTGAGATCTCTGACACCAATGAAGGCTAATTACAAACTAAAATCTTGTACTTTTAACAGAAAGAGTTCTGGGCACTTTACTATAAATTGGATTCTCTATTACGAAGGAGATAAATATGTAATGCATTACTGAGGCCACTGTGCATGTGGAACTGCTTCTACTGCTCCGAATTCAATTGtttattaattgttttaattgaaaactatgcacacacagacttacAGTTTAATTTTGCCATCTCCGTTTTGCAAAAGAATAACTCAGTAAGGTGTCCAGgaaaatattctaaatatttGTTAGATTTATGGACACATTATCTGCTTTAACATAGTAGGCATGACTAACAGGGAACGTTATTGTGCTGttttatacaaaaatacaatcacagtacccttgagcaaggcactgtgggtgtcaacagaaaaaaaatctgtactaATGTGAATCAGAGTTATGCTGAATTGATGCTCAGTGCACATCATCCTCAGAAAACACGACTGTCATAACTTTAATGTAAGACTATAAACCCTGCTAAATACTCTGTGACGTTTTTGTgctttgcctttttctctcctgcagatCTCGAAAGCACCTTGTCTCCTCTTGAGTCTGTTCACAAGTTTAAATCTCTGCTCTGGAAACTTTGGGACGGCAATAACTGATGATGTGAGCAAGCTGTCATTATTGGTGAGATTACCGTTACAGATACataccacatacagtatatgtctgATACGTGATCTCTTGTCACTATGAGACTCTGAGATCTTCTGTTGCTGATATTGCACTGTAAAACTCTTTCTCTGTCATTATTTCCATTGCAGAAGCAGAATATCCCCTCTGATTATGAAATTCCCGTCAGTTACATTCCCAAAGAAGTGGTAGGTGTGAAGCTGTGAGAACAGAAATAACGTGAAACTGTCAAATAGAGATGATTGACGAAAGGTGATTGTTTCTGTACCTCCAGGCTGGCACGTGCTGGGTGGTATTGAATATCTATCCTTTAGAGCAAAGTCTCCGGAAGCTGGCCAATATGTTTGGTGCCATCTCCtccaacaaagaaaacataatcGTCTTCATTGCAATGCTGAAGAGCTTACGTTTCACCTTGAACCATGAGGAACTGGTAAGCaatctgcagcttcttcttcccGAGTGCAAACGGTAACTGAATGCAAGCGGGTAACGGGACAAATTGGGAAAATGTAGCTCAGATTTACAGGCACACGTGTACTATGTTGGACATTCAGTGACTGTTGTGCACATTTAATTGCAGTCATGTCAGCATTGCTTGTCGTCTGATCCCCCAGGAAACCGCGATGCAAGTCTTCCAGTGTCACTACCGGGAAGGGAGCTTAATGTCTGGTCTTTACTTTGACTACATCAGAGACGTCCTCCATGCTGCTTCTCAAGAAACATCCAGCTTCTCGTGCAGGCCGCCGCCATGCCTTAATACACAGCAAACACCAGGTACGTCCTCATTTTGCATTTAGACTCGTGGTTTTCAGCTTAGTAGACGATTAGAGAGTAGATATTTATTAGGAGTCAAGGCCCCAAAATGAAATCTGTAGGCTtgaacacagacaaatacatgtAGTTGAAGGAACGATAAGATTAAAAGCAAGTGCAGCCAATACTTGGCAAAGCCTTTTATTGCCAGCGAACCAAGGGAGGTAATGTCgttgaaaaaacatttgaaccgGTCCAACCAGAATCCTCTCTGCTGGTTCaataaatgaacatcatgaGGACTAGACTACCTGCTATCAGATTTCTAATGTGTAACTATGTATTCAGTAAAATTTCCAATAATATTTCCTTTCCCCAGGGGGCCAGGAAGACGGTCGTAAATACAGCTGGTCGAAGAGGACGCCCTTGCTCCTGGCTCTCATCCCTTTTATAGCCTGTGTTGTTCTCATCGTTTGGCAGGTGAGTGCATCAACCAACACATCTTCCCCTTTAAAACTATTTGTATTTACCGCTTTTGGGTGAAACActtcaaattaattttcaaataaCCTGCAGGAGGAATATAGGGAGAAATGGAGGGTTTTTCAAATTTGGGGGAAATAAATTGAGCACCATGGTCTGGACAAACTCTGCTTTATGaccttcatttttgtttatgcTAAAACGGCTCAACTATGATGGTGAAGATGCTAAATATTGCTACTATTCCTTTTGGTCATTGTAAGCATGTTAGAATTTTGATGTCAGCttttagctcaaagcactgcTGCCCCACAGTGTTGGTAGCGTGGCTGCTAACGCTTACAATTGTCGCACCGTTCTAGCTGAAAATTGCACGCGTCTATATTTCTATTACCAGTATCTTTCAGCACGTTTTTCATGTTTCCTCTTCAAGGAGGTCAAATTCAGTTTAGAGCCATTTCATTATTAGTTCTTCAGAGAAGACACTATCCCGGGTATGTATTATAAACGTAATAGTACCTAAATTAAAGTGGTTTGCTTGCTTTTTGCAATATTAAAAGAagcctccccccc
This region of Scophthalmus maximus strain ysfricsl-2021 chromosome 12, ASM2237912v1, whole genome shotgun sequence genomic DNA includes:
- the LOC118288303 gene encoding uncharacterized protein LOC118288303 — encoded protein: MRKKISKAPCLLLSLFTSLNLCSGNFGTAITDDVSKLSLLKQNIPSDYEIPVSYIPKEVAGTCWVVLNIYPLEQSLRKLANMFGAISSNKENIIVFIAMLKSLRFTLNHEELETAMQVFQCHYREGSLMSGLYFDYIRDVLHAASQETSSFSCRPPPCLNTQQTPGGQEDGRKYSWSKRTPLLLALIPFIACVVLIVWQVKSGRRLPACNTENNQMAPSDMIPSVSVSIPLQTLAHAADTQPAGEATPEHESG